The Salinirubellus salinus genome segment GCCGTCGAGCGCGCCACCGAAGACACCGTCGAGCTCGCGGACGGGACCGACCTGCCCTTCGACACGTTCGTCTGGGCCGGCGGCCTGCGTGGTTCGGACCCGGCCCCGGACCGACCCGTCGTCCGCGCGGACCTGCGACTCGGTGAGCGCACGTTCGGCGTGGGTGACGCCGTCCGTGTCGTCGACGCGGACGGCGAGGCGGTGCCGGCGAGCGCGGCCGCGGCCATCAGGTCGGCGCCGGTGGCGGCGACCAACGTGACGCGACTGGCACGCCACGAGGCGAGCGGGGCCGGTGGCTTCCCGCCACGACTGGACCGTTACGACACGAACGTACCGGGGTGGGTCGTCAGCGTCGGCGACGGCGCCGTCGCGCAGGTGGGGCCGACCATCCTCCGGGGACAGGCCGCCCGTGCGGCAAAGGCCACCGTCGGCGCCGGATACCTCGGGTCGCTCGGGGCGGTCTCGAACGCCTCGGACCTCGTCCGCGAGGAACTCGGTCTCGGCGCGGACGACTGAGTCGACTCAGTCGCCGGCCTCGTCTGATTCGTCGGTCGAGACGTCGTCGGGTTCGGTGCTCTTCATCGCGACGACGAGTGCGACAGTGCCGAGCGCGAGGAGCCCACCGAGTAGCGCCAGTTCGAGGACGGTGCCGTCGGCGCCCCCACCGCCGTCGTGGAGGCCGCTCGCGGCGACGACCACCACGAGGACGAGCAGGAGGACGTTCGTGACCGACCGGCGCGTGAGGAGTGGCGGGGACATCTCGGTCGGGAACGCGGCGGCCGCGGGGAAGTCGGTTCAGGCCCGCGGTTCCGGCGCCGGTCAGACGCCCGGGACGCCCGTCGCCTCGAACGAGGTCACGCCGACCGTCGCGAGGAGGTACAGGACGACGAGGACGGCCACCCACGCGACCAGCGCGATACCGCCGGCCGCCAGCCACCCGACGCCGTACCGTAAGCGGATGACGAGCAGGTAGGCGAGGAGCACCAGCACCGGCCCGAGCAGTGGGATACCACCGACGACGGTGTTGACGACGGCCCAGACGATGGCGCCCAGCGCCGCCGTGACGACGGCGTGGCCGTAGTCCTTCGACGACGCGATGACCATCGCACCGACGTGGATGCCGAGGCCACCGATGAGGAGGCTGGCGACGAAGACGACGACGTTGTCGAGGACTGCCATGGCGCCGACACTCGGCCCGCCACACTCAAACTACCGGCCATGTGTGAACCTACTGTTATGTGTGCCTCGTTCACAGGTGTCGTATGGGTCTGGAAGCCTCCGTCTACGGCGCAGCGGCGTTGACGATACTCGGCCTCCTGATCGGTGGGTGGCTGCTGGCGCGTTCGGCCCGCTGGCGGTTCTGAGCGCGGCGCGAGCGAACCGGCCGTGACCGGGGTCAGCTATCGCGCGCGGCGGCCACCAGCGACGCGACGCGCTCCGGGTCGACGGGGGCCGTCGTCTCCCCGCCCTCCTTGAGCGCGGTCCCGACGATGGCGCCGTCGGCGGTCTCGAGGGTCGTCCCCACCGTCTCGGCCGTGACACCGCTCCCGACGAGCAGGGGGACGCCGAGGTCTCCGGTCACCGTCGCGACCCGTTCGAGGTCACTCGCGGCCGTCACCTCGCCCGTCCCGGGCCCGGAGACGACGACGCCGTCCGCCAGTCCGCGCTCGACGGCCTCCCGTGCCTCGCGCGCGACGGCCTCCGCGCCCTCCCCACCCGCACCGAGCGGTACCGAGTGTTTCACCCCCACGTCGGCGAACACAGACACGTCGGCGTCGAGCGTCTCGCGCAGGCGCATCGTCTCGTGGGCCCGGCCCTCGATGACCCCCTGATCGGTGACGCGCGCGCCGACGTGGACGTTGACGCGGACGAACGTGGCACCCGTCGCGGCGGCCACGGCCAGCGCAGACTGCACGTCGTTGCGGAGCACGTTCACCCCGACGGGGCACTCGACGGTGCGCGTGACGGCGTCGACGAGGTGGGTCGTCGAGGCCACGACGTGACGGGGAACCCGGTCCGGGTAGAACGGGGCGTCCCCGAAGTTCTCGACGAGGACGGCGTCGACGCCGCCCGCCTCCAGCGCCCGCGCGTCGGCGAGCGCCCGCTCACGAACCGCCGTCAGCGACCCCTCGTGGCCCGGTGCGCCGGGGAGCGCCGGCAGGTGGACCATCCCGACGATGGTGTTCTCGAAGTTCATACCGTTCCGTATCGTGGGGGCCACAAGAACCCGAGGACCTCCCGTCTCGGTGCGCTCGCCTCGGTGACGGAGAGGGCGTGTCCCTCGATGCGGTTCGGCGGGCGGTCCGCGGTCGGTCAGGCGTAGGTGTGTTTCATGCCGCCGTCCCAGAGCAAGTCACCGCCGTTGAGGTGGCGGGCGTGTTCGGAGAAGCCGAATACGAAGAGATTCCCCACCTCGATGGGCTCTAGCAGCTCCTTCAGCCGGGTGTGTCCCAGCGAGACGTTTCGGACGACCTCCTCGACGCTCGTCCCGCGGCGGGCGGCGGTTTCGGGGAGCTGTTTCGCCACGAGTGCGGTCTTGACCCAGCCCGTCGAGACGGAGAACGAGCGTATCCGGCCCGCGCCCTCGGCTGCGACGGAGGCCGTCAGCCCCCGGAGGCCGAACTTCGCGGTGTTGTACGCCACCTTCCCGCCGGTGACGATGTGACCGTGGACCGAGCACATGTTCCCGACGACGCCCCCGCCCGCGGCCTCGAAGTGGGGCCAGGCGTGTTTCGTCAACAGGAGCGGTGCCCGGAGCATCACGCCGTGGATGTGGTCCCACTGCTCGGTGGGATACTCGCGGATGTCGTCGATGTGCTGGAGCCCCGCGACGTTGGCGAGGTAACGGAGTTCGCCCGCCTCTCCCGCCCGCTCTACGGCCGCCGCACAGTCGGATTCGGAGAGGAGGTCGCCCTCGAACGGGACGATGCGCCCCTCGGCGTCGAGCGCCTCGGCACGCTCACGGACGGACTCGACGCCCTCGGTGTCGAGGTCCATCCCCACGACGCTCAGCCCGTTCGCCGCCAGCGCGAGGGCGGTGGCCCACCCGATGCCGCTGGCCGCGCCGGTCACGAGCGCGACGGTCTCCGGCTCGAAGTTCGGATCCGTGGGTCGGAGGATGTCCTCTACCCTCACTTCCGACGGCCCGTAGCGATCCATCACCTCTTCGACGGTCATGTCTGCCATGGCGGCGATTACCCTGCCGGGTGAGAAATATCCGTAGGGCGAGACTCAGGCCTCGTGCGGGACGACCTTGTCCGCGAACTTCTCGCGCACCTTCTCCAGTTTCGGGGGGATCTGGACCGCGCAGTAGGGCTGGTTCGGGTTCTTCTCGTAGTAGTCCTGGTGGTACTCCTCGGCGCGGTAGAACGTCTCCAGCGGCGCGATCTCGGTGACGATGCCGTCGTACGCCTCGCCCTCCAGTTCCTCGACGAGCGCCTCGGCCGTCGCGCGCTGCTCGTCGTCGTGGTAGAAGATGGCCGAGCGGTACTGACTCCCGACGTCCGGTCCCTGTCGGTCCTTCGTCGTCGGGTCGTGGAGCGCGAAGAACACTTCGAGCAGTTCGCGGTAGGAGATCGTCTCCGGGTCGTACGTGACCTGCACGACCTCTGCGTGCCCGGTGGTCCCGTTGCAGACCTGCTCGTAGGTCGGGTCCTCGACGTGGCCGCCGGCGTAGCCCGACACCACGCGCTCGACGCCGCGCAGTTCCTGCATCGGCGCCTCGATACACCAGAAACAGCCACCGCCGACCGTCGCCTGTGCTGCCATACGCCGTGTAGGGTACGAACGGACTAATGTCGTTCGACCGTGGGTTGGAACGTTCGTAGCGGCGAACCGGCCGTTAATCGCCACCTAATGCGCCCGACATCACCTGTTCGCGGGGGACAGTCCGTTACATCGGCTATAACCAAACCGTCAGGTCGCATCGGTGAGAGCTATGGGACAACCCACACTCTCGGGTCGAAACGTGCTCGTCACGGGGGGAGCCGGGTTCATCGGAAGCCACCTCGTCCGCGCACTGGTCCCCGAGAACGAGGTCAGGGTCCTCGACGACTGTTCGACCGGCGACCCGAGTCGGCTCCCCGACCGGGTGACGTTCGTCGAGGGAGACGTCCGTGACTCGGCGGCGCTCGCCCGCGCCGGCGAGGGCGTCGACCTGATCTACCACCTCGCGGCCAACGTGAGCGTGGAGCGCTCGGTTCGAGAGCCCGTCTGGAGCAACTCGGTCAACGTCGGTGGGACGCTGGCCGTCCTCGAGTTCGCGCGCGAGCAGGGTGCGCGCGTCGTGTTCGCCTCCAGCGCGGCCGTCTACGGTGACCCCGCGGCCCTCCCCGTCGCCGAGGCCGACCCGATGGACCCGCTCTCGCCCTACGGTATCGAGAAGTCCGCCGGTGACGGCTACGTCCGTCGGTACGCGGACCTCTACGACGTGGACGGGGTGGTGCTCCGCTTCTTCAACGTGTTCGGGCCGGGCCAGTCGAGCGAGTACGCCGGCGTCATCACCGCGTTCGTCGAGAACGCGGCCGCCGGACAGCCCCTGACGGTCCACGGCGACGGCCAGCAGACGCGCGACTTCGTCCACGTCGACGACGTGGTCCGGGCCTGTCTGCTCGCGGCCACCACGGACCACGTCGGCGAGGCGTTCAACGTCGGGTCCGGCCGAGCGGTGTCGGTCAACGAACTCGCCGAGACGGTCCTGGAGGCGGCGGGCTCGTCGGCCGGCGTCGTCCACACCGACCCACGGCCGGGCGACATCGACCACAGCCGTGCCGACATCGCGAAGGCGCGAGACCTGCTCGGCTACGAGCCGACGGTGGCGCTGGCCGACGGTATCCGACCACTCCTGGGGGTGCCGCAGTGACACGACGCCCGTGCGATTTAGTGTCCGCGGCGCCGAGATTTTCTCAGAGGGTGCGACATTCCCCCATACGTTATATTCTTCGACCGCATCTGTGTGTTAGCGACCCTGTACCGTCTTCCGAACGCCTGCGACTCGCAGTCGGCCCCCGGAGTCGCGGGGGAGGACTCCCGCGAGGTGACGCCACATGACACAACCCGAACCCCAGCAACAAGACGTGCCAGCCCCGGACGTCGACAGCGACGAGCTCTCGTTGAGTACCACCTTCGAGTTGCTGAAGAACAGACGTCGGCGTGAGACCATCTCGTACCTGCTCGAGCACGACGGGACGAGTACCCTGAGTGACCTCGCGGAACACATCGCCGCGCTCGAGAACGGTATCGAGGTGGTCGAACTCTCCTCGGACCAGCGAAAGCGGGTCTACATCGGGCTCTACCAGTGTCACCTCCCCAAACTCGACAAGGCGGGAGTGATCGACTTCGACAAGAACCGCGGGACCGTCGTCCTGCGCGAGACGGTGGCCGACCAGCTCGTCCCGTACCTCCAGCCCGAGTGCCGGACGGCGAGCGAACCGGCCACGCCGGCCGCGCCAGAGCCGGCCGCCGCGCCGACAGACGACCTCCGGCTGACGGGGGTCGTCGCCGCGGGTATCGGCCTGCTCGCCCTCCTCGCGCTCCTGCCCCTCCTCGGCACCGGTGTGGTCGGCCCCGCCGCAGTGGGACTCCTCGCGGGCGTCGGCCTCGTCGGTGGCGTCCGTGCGTTCCGCGCACGGGTCGACGTGGCGGCCCTCCTCGACCGGCCCGAGCGCGAGACCGAGACGCAGGCGGACTGAGGGCGTCCTCACCGCAGTCTGGGGGCAGTCGGGGCGGCGGGACGGTCCGCGGACGGGGAACGCTTATCGTTGTCAACTGGTAACTAGAGGCGCCCGCCGGCCGACCAGTTCGTGTGCCAAGAACGTGTCGTGCGCCCGGCGGGCTTCTTCGGTCGACCGCTCACTCGAAGGCGAGCGTCGCGGCTCCCTCGCCCTCGAGGGTGAGGCGGCTGACGCCGCCGTCGAACCGGTGGTGGACGGACTCGTCGGTCACGCCCGCGGTCTCGGAGACCCGCGTGCCGCCTCCGAGCGTCGGGTCCGCGTCCTCGTGGAGTCGGCCCTCGGTGCGCAGCGTGTACTCCACGTCGCCGGCGACGAGGAAGTCGTTGCGGGGTGCCGAGAGTGCCGCCGGCGAGACGAGGACGCGCTCCTGGAACAGGCGGGCACTCCCGGCCTCGGTCTCGAACTGGTCGAAGTGGCCGCTGGTCACCCAACCGTCCGCCGCGCTGGTCCGGCCTTCGATGGTGTGGTCGGCGGCGACGGCACCGCCCCCCACCTGCCCGACGGGGGCGTCGGCGTCGAGTCGGTAGTCGACGGGGTCGCCGTGGCGTGACTCGACGCGGACGACGTCGCCGTCCGTCGCGGGGAGCCTGGTGGGCGAGACCGGCCGGCCGTCGACGCGCACGTCGGCGGGACCGGTGAGCGAGAAGGCGGTCACCTCACCCGTGAAGCGGTACTGGTCGATCTCGTCGCGCAGCGACCCCTCGGCCGTCGGGCCGGAGACGTTCGCCGCCGGCGTGTGCGACGGGCCGGAGGCGTCCGGGCAGATGCGCCCCGAGACGGTCACCTCGTAGGAGGCGACGGCGCCGCGGCCGACCACGGAGAGGGTCCTGATACCCCCGCGTCGGTAGCGGTCGATCGACGGCTCGTCGTGTGTGGTCTCGTCGCCACGGTCCGTGACGCCCACGTCCGCGACGGTGACGCTCCCGTCGACGTCGAGTCCCCACTCCACCGGTCTGGACCGCTCGGTCACGAACGTGAACCCGTCGAACAGGAGGTCGCGGCTACCGGTGACCGTGAGGGGCGTCGGGAGCGCCTCTTCGGCGACGAGCAGTCGAACCGCCTCGCGGTCCTCGCCCGTGCCGACCCACGCGTGTCGCTCGACGTCCGCCAGCGTGTGTGGTCGCGCGAGGAGGTACTCGCCGGGTGGGAACTCGATGCGGGTGCCGGTTTCGGTCGCCGCCGCGAGGGCGTCGTCCACGGGGTCGGCGCCGGTCGGGTCGAGACCGAGGTCCGAGACGGCACAGCGGACCCGGTCGTACGTCGGGTCGCTATGCATCCATCCCTCCGGTCCGGCCGTTCTCGCGGGTCCGGACCGCGTTCCAGGCCGTCACGGAGACGACCCGTTCGTGTGCCATGTGGTCTGCCATGCAGGCCAACCGAGGAACGGTCCTTGATTAAACGTTTGCTGGATTATTCGCTCAGGATATCGTGAGTTTCTGTTTCGTTCGGGTGAGACAGACCCGAACCTTACGTGGCAGCCTCGGCCTCGCGTCCCGGTGCCCGCTAGCGGATTCTGGCCGACCGGACGGCCCGTCGGCCCTACCGGCCCGCCCCTCACTCCGGTGGGGTGTCGCCCTCCAGGGACTCCTGCCCCTCTGGGAGTCGTCTGTTCTCCCACGCGCGGCGGTCTCGGAGTGCCTCCCAGCCGGCTTCCGAGAGACTGTAGTAGTTCGTCCGACGGTCGACCTGTCCCTTCCTGATCAGCCCCTCGGTGACGAGGGCGTCGAGGTTCGGGTAGAGCCGCCCGCGGGTTATCTCCTGCCCGGTGTCGGCTTCGAGCTCTTCCATGATGGCGCGCCCAGACGCGTGGTCCATCCCCGAGACGACGTAGAGGAGGTCGCGCTGGAACCCGGTGAGGCTGAACAGTCTCATACTCCGACCTCTATACCCCCGAGACTATCGTTAACACCCCGATAAACCCGGTTATAAGCCTGCTACGAGCCTGATGACTCCGTTCCAGACGCCCCCAGCCCGAGCGGCCGGTCCGGGGGCGGTCCAGTCCGCACCCCGTGGTCGTCGGTCAGTCCGGATGCCGGTCTCTGCTCTCCGGTCTCGGGTCGTCTCGTCGGTCTGCCAGCGGTCGCGCACTCCGGTGTGCGTGCAGGCGGCTCTCAGCGTGCGTCTTCGAGGTCGAGGAGGAGACACGCGGGGACCGCGAGCCACTGTGCCTTCAGTTCGCTGTCGTCGGCGTCCGCCGGATAGATGTAACAGAGCCCCTCGCCCACGTCGTTCCACTCGATAGCGTTCGCCAGCTCGTGTGGTCGGTGTGATCCGTGCCCCAGCGCGGAGACCCCGCTCCCGTCCTCGGCGGACTCGTGTGACGGCCGGTCGGGGGTGCCACTCATGTGATATAAATACGGGGGGCCAACGACTTCGTTATATCTGGTGTAACCCCGAGACGACGTTCGATTGGGTGGGTCATTCACGATCGGATACCTGAAGTTTAATAATGGTGCGCGTTCGAGTTATTACATGGTCGTGGTGAGCGTCTCGATGCCAGAATCCCTCCTCGAGCGGATAGACGAGTTTGCGGACGAACACGGCTACACGGGCCGTTCGGAGGTCGTCCGCGAGGCCAGCCGGAACCTCCTCGGCGAGTTCCAGGACAAGCAACTCGAAGGTCGTGAGTTGATGGGTATCGTGACAGTCTTGTTCGATTACGACACGACCAACGTGGAGGAGCGGATGATGCAACTCCGCCACGAACACGAGTCCCTGGTCGCCTCGAACTTCCACTCGCACGTCGGGGGGCACCGCTGTATGGAACTGTTCGTCCTGGAGGGGTCACTCGAGGACATCTCCGTGTTCGTCGGCAAGATCCGGGCGACGCAGGGGACTCTAAACATCGATTACTCCGTCATCCCGGTCGACGACTTCGGTGTCCCCGGCAGCGACGACGGGGACAGTGCTCGGGGACATCCCGACGGCGAGCACGGTCACGGCGAGGACTGACTCAGCCGTCGAGGTCGCGTTCCTCCACCGCGAGCGGCGCCGAACAGCACCCCGACCGATAGCGTTCGGGCCGTCGAACTGGCTTCGAGCGGCGGTGGCGACGCGCGGTCACGTCTCCACACTCCCGACAGTGGAGCAGGTACCGGGCGGGCGTGAACGGCTCGCAGTGACGCGGGGCGTCGAGGTCGGCCGCTCGCTCGCGGAACGCGGGCCCGTGGTCGGCCGTGCCGAACCGCTGGACCTGTTCGACGTGGACGAGTTCGTGTCGCAGGACCGCGGCCGTCGACTCGACGCCGTGTGTCTCGTGTGCCGCCCACGTCAGTCGTACCGTACAGCGCCGGTGTCGCTCGGGTGTCTCGGTCCAGTCGACCGGGACCCCCACCTCGGCGCCAGGCGGCGGTGTGGACAGCACGGCCCCCGCGCGCCGCTTGGCCCGTTTCGAGACGTCCCACTCGACGAGGGAGAGGTCGACCGAGAGGTCGCAGGCGTCGACGACCCGCGCTGCGTAGGATTCGGCCCACGACAGGAGTTGGTCGGGCGTGGTCGGGTCGGCGTCGACTGGCAGCGTGGGCACGGTACCTCGGTCCGCCGCTGGCGAATTGAGTCTTCGGGGTCGGCACGACGTCCCGTGGATACGTTTCACTCTGGTCGACCTGTGACGCACGAGAAGCGAGCCCTGAGGGATTTGAACCCCCGGCAACTTGGTCCGAAGCCAAGCACTCTGTCCAGGCTGAGCTAAGGGCCCTCGTCTCCCGATATGCGCAAGGGTCGTTTAAATTCCGCGGTTCGGTGGCCCCCCGAAGGATTAAGTACGACTCACCGACAGGTCATCCCGTATGCAGTCGGGGACGGGAGACGTGTGTCGGGTTGTGGTGGGCAGCCTCGTCGTCGCCGCTGGCCTCGGACTGGTCGGGGTCTCGGCGTTCGACGGTGGTATCGGACCGACGCTGGTGGGCTTCTTCGTGTTCTTCGCCGGCTACACGATCTCGCAGGGCGGCCACGCCAGCGGTGGACGGTCGCTCCCGGAACCGTCGGCGACGCTCGCCGGCCGGTTCAGCCTCGTGGGTGTCGGTGGTTTGGCCGCGGCGTTCGGCGTGACGACGTTCGCAGACACCATCGTGGACGCGAGCGCCGCTCGGGCGGCGCTCGC includes the following:
- a CDS encoding NAD-dependent epimerase/dehydratase family protein, which codes for MGQPTLSGRNVLVTGGAGFIGSHLVRALVPENEVRVLDDCSTGDPSRLPDRVTFVEGDVRDSAALARAGEGVDLIYHLAANVSVERSVREPVWSNSVNVGGTLAVLEFAREQGARVVFASSAAVYGDPAALPVAEADPMDPLSPYGIEKSAGDGYVRRYADLYDVDGVVLRFFNVFGPGQSSEYAGVITAFVENAAAGQPLTVHGDGQQTRDFVHVDDVVRACLLAATTDHVGEAFNVGSGRAVSVNELAETVLEAAGSSAGVVHTDPRPGDIDHSRADIAKARDLLGYEPTVALADGIRPLLGVPQ
- a CDS encoding DUF7344 domain-containing protein, which produces MTQPEPQQQDVPAPDVDSDELSLSTTFELLKNRRRRETISYLLEHDGTSTLSDLAEHIAALENGIEVVELSSDQRKRVYIGLYQCHLPKLDKAGVIDFDKNRGTVVLRETVADQLVPYLQPECRTASEPATPAAPEPAAAPTDDLRLTGVVAAGIGLLALLALLPLLGTGVVGPAAVGLLAGVGLVGGVRAFRARVDVAALLDRPERETETQAD
- the msrA gene encoding peptide-methionine (S)-S-oxide reductase MsrA; the protein is MAAQATVGGGCFWCIEAPMQELRGVERVVSGYAGGHVEDPTYEQVCNGTTGHAEVVQVTYDPETISYRELLEVFFALHDPTTKDRQGPDVGSQYRSAIFYHDDEQRATAEALVEELEGEAYDGIVTEIAPLETFYRAEEYHQDYYEKNPNQPYCAVQIPPKLEKVREKFADKVVPHEA
- a CDS encoding SprT-like domain-containing protein gives rise to the protein MPTLPVDADPTTPDQLLSWAESYAARVVDACDLSVDLSLVEWDVSKRAKRRAGAVLSTPPPGAEVGVPVDWTETPERHRRCTVRLTWAAHETHGVESTAAVLRHELVHVEQVQRFGTADHGPAFRERAADLDAPRHCEPFTPARYLLHCRECGDVTARRHRRSKPVRRPERYRSGCCSAPLAVEERDLDG
- a CDS encoding BtpA/SgcQ family protein; this translates as MNFENTIVGMVHLPALPGAPGHEGSLTAVRERALADARALEAGGVDAVLVENFGDAPFYPDRVPRHVVASTTHLVDAVTRTVECPVGVNVLRNDVQSALAVAAATGATFVRVNVHVGARVTDQGVIEGRAHETMRLRETLDADVSVFADVGVKHSVPLGAGGEGAEAVAREAREAVERGLADGVVVSGPGTGEVTAASDLERVATVTGDLGVPLLVGSGVTAETVGTTLETADGAIVGTALKEGGETTAPVDPERVASLVAAARDS
- a CDS encoding CopG family ribbon-helix-helix protein gives rise to the protein MVVVSVSMPESLLERIDEFADEHGYTGRSEVVREASRNLLGEFQDKQLEGRELMGIVTVLFDYDTTNVEERMMQLRHEHESLVASNFHSHVGGHRCMELFVLEGSLEDISVFVGKIRATQGTLNIDYSVIPVDDFGVPGSDDGDSARGHPDGEHGHGED
- a CDS encoding PadR family transcriptional regulator encodes the protein MFSLTGFQRDLLYVVSGMDHASGRAIMEELEADTGQEITRGRLYPNLDALVTEGLIRKGQVDRRTNYYSLSEAGWEALRDRRAWENRRLPEGQESLEGDTPPE
- a CDS encoding SDR family oxidoreductase codes for the protein MTVEEVMDRYGPSEVRVEDILRPTDPNFEPETVALVTGAASGIGWATALALAANGLSVVGMDLDTEGVESVRERAEALDAEGRIVPFEGDLLSESDCAAAVERAGEAGELRYLANVAGLQHIDDIREYPTEQWDHIHGVMLRAPLLLTKHAWPHFEAAGGGVVGNMCSVHGHIVTGGKVAYNTAKFGLRGLTASVAAEGAGRIRSFSVSTGWVKTALVAKQLPETAARRGTSVEEVVRNVSLGHTRLKELLEPIEVGNLFVFGFSEHARHLNGGDLLWDGGMKHTYA